The following proteins are encoded in a genomic region of Cryptomeria japonica chromosome 11, Sugi_1.0, whole genome shotgun sequence:
- the LOC131065339 gene encoding putative UDP-rhamnose:rhamnosyltransferase 1, translated as MFPVGILMHRLPPQPATETFLACLNRQPARSVVFASFGSEFLLTAQQLGALLLGLEESKIPFMCVLTGHATAELQQRLVDRTNGRGLVVTEWAPQLYILNHPSTRAFLSHCGWNSVTESLRFGVPFVALPIQYEQGLTARLIVLIIEEQRKHKTNTKQHRTQ; from the coding sequence ATGTTTCCCGTGGGGATTTTAATGCACAGACTACCCCCGCAGCCGGCTACAGAGACTTTCTTGGCCTGTCTGAATAGGCAGCCCGCTCGTTCTGTGGTGTTTGCATCCTTCGGCAGTGAATTCCTTCTCACCGCCCAGCAGCTCGGTGCTCTCCTGTTGGGCTTGGAAGAAAGTAAAATTCCATTCATGTGTGTTCTTACTGGCCATGCGACGGCTGAGTTGCAGCAAAGGCTTGTAGATCGCACCAATGGAAGAGGACTCGTGGTTACAGAGTGGGCGCCTCAATTGTATATATTGAACCATCCTTCCACTAGAGCTTTTCTTTCACATTGTGGGTGGAATTCTGTGACAGAAAGCCTGAGGTTTGGAGTGCCTTTTGTTGCTCTTCCAATCCAGTACGAGCAGGGGTTAACTGCTAGGCTAATTGTGTTAATTATAGAAGAGCAaagaaaacataaaacaaacaccAAACAACACAGAACACAATAG
- the LOC131041073 gene encoding putative UDP-rhamnose:rhamnosyltransferase 1: protein MATQHQLHVVMFPWIAHGHITPFLEVTKRPLSYEFRISFVSTPLYIAWIKKRIAPGIELIELPLPSVDGPPVGVESTVGLSEIGGKDLIPLLFQALDLCEQTFATLLKLLSPDLVIHDTTLYWTPLVAAKLGIPTINFTVISMTSMSFIIGQQRHGLPEISTSSDLSSVIINNRLLEAQSLLPLCPNKQHGICQGLSFMDRLCVSVEESWATVCNTCLELEGKFMDYFQRSTG from the coding sequence ATGGCAACCCAACACCAACTTCATGTGGTGATGTTCCCTTGGATTGCACACGGCCATATAACACCCTTTCTAGAGGTGACCAAGAGACCCCTCTCATATGAATTCAGAATTTCCTTTGTCTCCACTCCACTTTACATTGCATGGATTAAAAAGCGGATAGCGCCTGGTATTGAGCTGATTGAGCTCCCATTGCCATCTGTAGATGGCCCGCCCGTAGGCGTTGAGTCCACCGTAGGTTTATCCGAGATAGGAGGAAAAGACTTAATACCGTTGCTCTTCCAAGCCCTAGATCTTTGCGAACAAACCTTCGCGACACTGCTGAAACTGCTTTCTCCAGATTTGGTCATACATGATACGACGCTGTATTGGACTCCTCTAGTTGCCGCCAAGCTGGGCATTCCCACAATAAATTTCACGGTGATTAGCATGACGTCCATGAGTTTCATAATAGGTCAACAAAGGCACGGACTGCCCGAAATCTCCACGTCTAGCGATCTCTCCTCTGTGATCATCAACAACCGACTCTTAGAAGCGCAGAGTCTGCTGCCCTTGTGTCCAAACAAGCAACATGGTATTTGTCAAGGCCTCAGCTTCATGGACCGCCTTTGCGTCTCTGTGGAGGAAAGCTGGGCAACGGTTTGCAATACTTGCCTAGAGTTGGAAGGCAAATTTATGGACTATTTTCAGAGAAGCACCGGGTGA